In Balaenoptera acutorostrata chromosome 8, mBalAcu1.1, whole genome shotgun sequence, the genomic stretch CATGGTTTTTTcccgtttttttctctttagttctttatattcttattgtgtatttcttcttgtctcttttaaatagtttgagttaaaaatgtaattgtctttttattttaaaagaaaccaggctttttaatttaaaatttcaccacaCTAATACACTGCGCTCATTTGAACAGCGGTTCTCTAAATGTGGTCTGCAGGCCTCTGGGATTCTCCCCTATCCCCTCCTTCAGGAGGCCCAAGAGGTCAAAACTGCTTTTATAAGAATACTAAGACACTACCTGCCCTTCACATTGTGTGACATTTGCTATGGatgtataaaagcaaaagtgggtaaaactgctggtttctgagcatgaatcaaggcagtggtaCCAAACTGAATTAGAAGTCATTCAATTAGTCACTGCCACTTGcagttaaaaatctgctttaagaacatccttgataaaagagtaaaaattaatagtgttcttaaaccttggtccttctttttaatattctgaataagtggaaagtatgcattaagcacttttacatactgaaatatggcTGTGTTAAAGGAAAAGTACTTGTGACTTGGCggtaagtcatttttttcatagaacatcatctttatttgaaacacttttttcatcGAACACCATCGTTATCTGAATGTACAACTGacacagtcattctttcaaaaatgaacaaagtgagcctgtcacttcaagaaaaataactctaaagttatttgttgccaatgataaaattcaagccatcaagctaaaaatatcaggatttttggaaaacttctaCCTTCTATTGTGAACTTGACAACTTCTCAACACTGAAAAGACTTTTCTGGTAAGACTGGTGGTGATACTAATAACAAAAGTGAGTTTTTGACACTGTCTAAAGAAATGTGAACCAatactttccaaatgaccaacGTATAATATTATAAAGTCAGGTACAGGTAAAAAGATCTACTCAGTATGCATGACAGATCAATGGGTattaatttaacatagtatttattacaagttcattgatatgatttagaattccattttaactaatttaagaaactagcacatgcagacttttggtacagtatcaaagaatataccaaattatctgaaggctttaaaaatacatctttttccaaCTATATATCTGCAAGCGGCTGGATCTTCTTCATAgtgtttcttcaaaacaaatgactgaagacAGAATAGATATGAGAATCAGCTGCCTTCTATTAAGGAGAtacttttctctcaatattttttgttgtggaaaatagttattattcattaaaaaaaaatgacttatgttAAACACTGGGGTTCCCAATCAGGGGTGATTTCGTCCCCCAGGGGACTTCTGGCCAtggctggagacagttttggttgtcgtaatgtggagggaagaaggtgctactggcatctagtgagtagaggccaagggtgctgctatatatcctataacacacaggacaacaccccacaacaaagcattatctagctcaaaatttcaatagtgctaaggcaaaccctgttttaacatacaatggatttaattttttaaattctcaatttcaatttctaatacagtaaattatcaatataacccatataaacaaatactctttgggatgctcagtaacctaagaattaagggtcctaagataaaaataaatgattcacttctatattgtaataaaagcactctaataataaaagcttatgccagtaacatctatagttattacctaacactaaacttgataccttgtaaattaattagctggaataacaagataggttttaaaagagctcacctgttctttatgtggtaatatattgctaaggtcatactgtggaggaaaaaaaatacattgtaataactgatttttatcatatcaggcctgaagacatttttaaaaaggggttagCAAGGAGGGAAGACCTTCCAGAGGCCCAGTGGCCCCGAAATCCTCTAATTCAGAACAGTACCACATGGGTGCTTTCCCCCTTGTTTTAGGTTCTTCAGCTTTTAGCAAAATTAGGAGACCCAAAATGCTAGATATGCTGTTAGAAGGCATGTTTTGgttgattattataatatataaattattacatatttcccCTGTCATTTGTCCTTCTACCCACAAAACCTTCTGTCCTGTAcaagttatatctatctatacacatgcttaaatttaagccatatagtagttgtttgtgtgtgggggtgtgtgtgtgtgtgtgtgtggtttttttgttagcccctgcatttcagttgatttagttcgctatccacctacccatccgttttccattatttccctaaaagtaaataataaaagtgctctataccaaattgatttaaaatcacttttacataattattagaaaatttaatagcaaaattttatagcCACAAAACTGATAGGTCTAGCTATCCTGAAATAAGCAGTGCTAATAATACAGCATAATACTACACAGTATACTATTAATGACaggtatttccaaattattttaaataaagtattaacgaacagatagatacaagtccttaggtagtcttttttaagttactataGTCCTAAGTTATTCACAGCTGTTGTATATTAGGCAACAAAGGGGTTCTCTGGTTAAGTTATATGCTCCCCTTTGTTCTCAGTgtctaaaatgaaactcaaaataattgagggaaggcaaatctgaattttatatTAGGTCTATAGAATCTTAGCACTTGTATAAAGGCCTGTAACACCGTTAGCATCAAAGATGGATACTTCTATAGTGCTTCAAAGTTTCAtcttcaaattgattttaaaatcacagcattagaagttttatgatggaaaggaccactgaaccgtagatgacatttaattaaacaacccattttacagataagggaaccaaggtttaaaactgacttacctaaggtcccactaattatcagaagcagttctctttctcctgccctctaaccaaatagtggctcccaagctcagctgcacactgggatcatctgagaagctttaaaaactgcCTGGCTTCTGCTTCAAGATGTTCTGATTTAACCGGCACTGGGTATGACTTGGGCATCAGGActgtttttaaagatccccagatgaCTGCAGCGTGCAGCAAAGTTTAGGGATGAATGAGTTAGGGTTAAGATCGGAGAATCACTCGGGATGCTTTTGTCCATATAATCATGCTTCACATCATTCCCCATCTTGTCAAaaggtgtgtgtgcgtgggtgagagagagacagacagacagacacacagacactgtgtcttggaggcgggggcaggcgggTGGACTTTGTGCATCCAGAAACATATATCTTGAAAAGTTGCATAAGTGATTCTAATAAGGCTCACCTACCCCACTGAGAACAACTACCCCACTGAAAACTAACCCcatgataaacattttcaaaatcattcctaaaagccaattggccctattaattttctcagtaaacctttatttcaccaataatgaatgtgatgaatgatcatttttaaaacttcatgagagcaaattaaaatttactgtacttccaaaaattagactaggtcgggaaaaaaaaggatgaaacctacttgtctgagcaaggttaatcttttttttttttttaattttatttaattttacttatttttggctgcatggggtctttgttactgcgcgcgggctttctctagttgccaagagcgggggctgctctttgtcgtggtgcgcggccttctcactgtggtggcttctcttgttgcacagcacgggctctaggtgcgtgggcttcagtagttgtggcacacgggctcagtagctgtggctcgtgggctctacggcacaggctcagtagttggggcgcacgggtttaattgctctgcggcatgtgggatcttcccagaccagggctcgaacctgtgtcccctgcgttggcaggcagattcttaaccactacaccaccaaggaagtccctgagcaaggttaaccttcaaagtacttttgaattatatactggacatcagactcttttgaattcaaaagaagcTGCGACTCTAGCCAAAGTAGAGTGGTTTTTGTACCCACAGATTCAGTGTCTTGgctgaataaaaacattcagtgatGATGTGATAAGTGCCCAAACTCAGGACTTTAGAGATGGGGCTCAGTTTTTGCTGTAACATGATTTGACTGCAACTATTATTGTAAGCAAGAGAGGAAAGTTACATTACTATGACTGTGAACTTGCTGTCTTTAATTAAAGTAGAAGTTACTGAtaatttaaatagctaaaaaaaaagctggcacattaaaaaccaattaaaaatataattagcttataaaattaagacaacaaataaaattaaggataaggacattaatattttcaaatagcatttcccaaactgtgttctggAAAATCAACATTCATATCCTAAGGAGATGTTAATGTTTCGTGGACAACCGCGAGGGAGGAGGCAAGAAGCTCTGCATcccgtttggtttttttctcttaaataagctTGAAAGGTTCATCATTAGGGTGTTTTGAAAGTGCATCTCCAATTGTGGACTATGAGGTGCtcccagaaattaaagaatagtttCCATCATCATGACACTGTTCGTGTCTCCTTAAGTATAAGCCTGACCACAGCCATGTTTCCGAAACCTCACCTCTTTTATTGTTCTCTGCTGTGATTGATACAGTGTGttggagatatatttatatatataaacaaaaattaaatgtgtctatTAAGTTAAAACCTCAGTTGAACAAATTTCATCTACAAAGAAATTAAGCTTGAGTGTGTATTTCTAAAGACTGGTTTGATATATTCTCCCCCTCTTTGGGGGACaggaaagagaagtaaaatttcatacagaaatagtgcaggaaaaaaaaaaaagcacagtgggataaatctgacaaaatccaattaaatttaaatgcagattcGCTTTGGTGCCAGTAGGGGACAAGCTGTTCCTTCTTCTAAGAGTAGCTTCCAAAGTAGGATACATTGTTTGAGGACTACAactcataaagaaataattttttctagaaatagccaataaaaagtacctctctttctcattatgttcaacaatggcttaacaacagaaatgcgtcaaataaagatttatactttttctggGATTTCTTATTTGCTAACTGGCTTTCCCTTCTATCATGCGCTCtaagattaaaatggaaactgaaaattcatatttaggtcCTTGAAATCAATCTATAGTTGACACCAGTTTTTTAACCTGATCACTGAAAAGGacaattcaaatgaatgaaattatgtatGGCTAGGATGCTTTTAGCGATAAGGGGGTCTGTcactcagcccttggcaacctaGTTGTACTCACCGGTTTACTGTGGTTCTAAGATTAGGCTGGCTGACTGTGCTGTCATCTAGAAATATTGTTGAGCATGAGTTATACTTTTTAGTAAGCTGCCCTGGAGATacctgaaggggaagggaaatagaagaaaatgtcacagtaagttaaacctataaagtgtgtttttttcccttggttaaaatgtcaaacgataaagcattaagatttttcttacacTCCATGAACTGCCTGAGTGTGATATCATGTGCAGCTCTATGGGAAACCTCTATACTCTGACTTCCACAGACGAGCTTTGAGAAATAGGTTATAAAATGCTGCCTTGATATAGTACCTATAATCAAACCTGGCAAGCGCCTATTATAAATTAcctttataataatgtaaaaagtttagaataagatttcagggttttttccttaagcaatgaaatgcagctgagatttcctatttctattcatttactacAATAAAACGTAATGCTTTATGTGATACCGATGTAGGAGCATTTCACTGCAGTAAATGAACACCAAGAATAAATGTATTAGTTCAGGAGACAGTGTGACGAAACAAACGTTTTCGAATCAGAGGCTGGGCATGCCAGGGCTGCTCTATCACTAAAAAGCTGGGGGCCAtaagtctctctgggcctcaacttcCTTATCTGGAGGACAAAAAGGTACTGCTTAAAGATTCTCTCGCATCCAAAAAAAACGGATAAAACAACTCTGAGAATTTAACTTCTCACTTCATGTTTAAGTAAGACTGCCATGACATTACTCAAGTGAGAACCTCAGAGAATACTTgccattcatttcaaaattgtaCTAATTCTGTTCTACGTGTTATTTGACCTCCTGCCTCACccatgctgctctctgcctgcagtgcctttttcttcctcctgtcccagcaAGCTTGACCCCATCTTCCTCTAGGATCCCTCTGCCAGCAGGCACACCACAACACTTCTCGCTTTCTGCACACTCACACGTCTAATTTACCAACTGTTCCATGGTCTCAGCTGCTTGCATAGTACCACCCTCTTTAGTAAACAAGCTTCTCCAGGTTAGGAAGATTCTTCTCCTACCTCCAGCTACTGAGCACAGAATCTGGGACAAATTAggattcaacaagtgtttgagaaattatttaagatcagttacaactggaggtaaatcttactaaagatacaaattcgtgagaatttatctacagtggtgttggataggtgacaaagaactttttgagaccctctagagaatgaactatctttaaaacactttagaagtatccatttatttgtgaagAGCCCATGAACACGGCAATAGTCAAATACTAAAATGGCCTAAACTATGTTAGGACAACTCTCTTCCTTAAAGTAAGGCCAATAACCAAATCCCAATCACTGAAAGCCACTGGAAGGAAGAGTAGCATTCTTTAATACCACAgaatacaaacaattttaaagctgggttttgtttttggtttttgtttgtttactaattcagatgagccttccttcctcctaTTAATATCAAACAGTTTTCACCATGCTGTCACACTCTCCCATCAATGTCctccacaaatacatgaaaggtgaggcagggagaaaatctagttgatgctttttaaaatacagagcatttaaataaaaattgccagtatccaataatcagaaatatccaaatggcatatataaaacaccattttgcttgtttcagatgctttatgcaaagccacttattccttattaacaaaaagttctagatgtaacatatttgaaaagtatcactatttggaagactaatttctccttcaagctagaaatgttttaaactaaaactcTGATATGGTCCTTAAGCTATTtggttaatgtgtaattttagaatctcaaaaaacagatacagcatgaaaaatgaaaattcactcattcaaatactttgattctaaacgaagcaggttatcttttaaggtcactactattagggtataatatgacatacactacacgtaataaaagtcaattctgaccaaaaatctatatatatgaggggaataaaaatagtaaggaaatGTACCAAAATATAGACTAGTTGGTAGAGCTTTGGGTGCGAtttatcctgttttcctctattaaaaacttttttttctattatgaatgtatattgatttgtctttggaaatattactgctaaaacatttaaaatttttaattagatgtgGTCTATAGTCCTACGGGGGCTCATTTAATGTATCAGCAACTTACAGTCTACTGGCTCGATCCTACAAAAGAAACACTTCCACAGGCCTACTCCTGAAACTATTCAAACTTTCCAGCATCTAGTGTTCACTAAAGGATGGCAGAATTGAAGCCTCTGAGCAAAGCCTAGATATGTTAGCTGCCAGCAGATTACTTTCCTCTCATCTTGcttgaaaatttaagataactgtCCTTGATGATTAAAGCCTTACCATTGCTGGCTCACAACCTCAATAAACTGCACTGACACACATAagggtataaaatgcaaatacaaaaaaaaaaaaacaagtagcaaaaaaCACTACTGACAGTTTAATGTTCATAGGTATTATTTCAATTGGTCACTGAAGAAGAGTATTTATCTTCATTCAGCACTAAGGACAAAATACATGGACTTTTACAATCTTTATAAGGGGAAAGGTTGCTTAGTAGACTTCAGGTTTAATGGTGAAGACTAGAAAATAATCATACCTAGGAGGCTAGTAAGTAACAACCCTCAAAGCTTATCATTAAAGGTCAAGTACCTGTTGAAATCCTGCCCCCACCCAATGACTCTTCCCACTGTGCCTACTGCCTCTGATTTTaacccattaaaagaataaagctggagagagCGAGAGTACGAAGTGCGGCAACCCGAGTCATGGCAGGACAggcatttagaaagtttcttcccctctttgaccGAGTATTAGTTGAAAGAAGTGCACCCGAAGTTGTAACCAAAGGAGGCATTATGCTTCCAGAAAAATCGCAAGGAAAAGTATTGCAAGCAATGGTAGTAGCTGTTGGATCAGGCTCTAAAGGAAAGGGTGGAGAGATTCAACCAGTTAGTGTGAAAGTTGGAGATAAAGTTCTTCTCCCAGAATATGGAGGCACCAAAGTAGTTCTAGATGACAAGGATTATTTCTTATTTAGAGATGGTGACATTCTTGGAAACTATGTCGACTAAAATAAGTCACTATTgaaatggcatcacgtgaagctaCCTGTTCCCccaatggcatcacgtgaagctgccactgaagttctgaaatctttcatcctgtaaataatttccgtgtttcttttataataaagtaatgatatccaaactaatgatattcagtgtctctgaaatttagttttctctgtattgatttaaacattcccaaataaaagtatataaatgaaaaaaaaaaagagaataaagctgaagttcacttttttcttcacCCTTTTCACAAGTTTTGGATACGTTTATTAAGAATCAATGACTTTAACTGAAAAGTCCGTAATACTCCATCTATGTTGCACATTAATGGACAATATGGTAGGGTGAGTGGTTTGAATAGAATTCATACTCCAGGCCTTagtagaaaagtataatattctaattataggtataatcaaaaatattgtctgaattaatatcgttaattatattgaattaaacttcaaactcagaacctatattcaaagaataaatctaagtttgagtagactgaccacaaatctatttcctctcccccttctttcagatatcatctcagtagaattaaaggcattttttaaaaaagctatacataagacaggataaacagcagatgatttttaatgtttgaaaggtGAAAAGACTAGATAAAGGAGTGGTAACTGACATGGCAGAACAGAGGAAGCACAACCTTGGTACCTACAGAGAGTGACTAGGACAGGAACAAGAAAACCAGTTTGTCTTACAGAACCCAAGGCAGGCTCAGAGTTCAGAGGCGTGGTCCCCAAATCCTTGCAGTGAGGCCCATCAGTTAACGAGTTGTCCAAGTGATGCTTCCAATTAGATCTTAACAGACAGCCAAGGACCATCACACGTttgagggaagcccccaacaagtaagagatcaaaacaggaagaaggaatgggacttccctggtggcgcagtggttaagaatccgcctgccaatgcaggggacatgggttcgagccctggcccagaaagatcccacataccacagagcaactgagcccatgcgccacaactactgagcctgcgctctagagcccatgagccacaactactgaagcccacacgccctagagcctgtgctccgcaacaagagaagccactgcaatgagaagcccacgcacccaacaaagagtaggcccagctcaccgcaaccagagaaagcccacgtgcagaaaccaagacccaatgcagccaaaaaatagataaataaaataaaatataaggatgctttaaaaaaaaaacaaaacaaaacaggaagaaggaattgatgggagtgataaaaactcaggagcaaatgaaaacttgaaattgcatcagtgaaaaaaagaatgacaggatataagagaactccataaattgaaaataaggtagacaaaacaatatattcaatagaaggattagagcacagtcaaggaaatctccaggaagcaggacaaaaagacaaaatgcaaagcaggaggggaaaaaagttagCGATCTGGTAAGTCTAAGACTTCCAACATCCGAATAATaggaacctggaagaaaaaaccagaatatcaaagaaacacacaaaaaaggtctataccaaaccaaattatgaaatttcaaaatcccagggagagggaaggtactAAAAGGTTCCcgagaaggaagggatggggggaAATGACTAAAATCGGTAATGTACAATGTACCATACAATGTCAACAGGTTTAAGAGCAACAGtgtaaatgagaagatgagaggGAAGTGTCTTTAGAACTGCAAAAATTAGTTTCAACTGAGAAGTCTATACTTTATCAAATAGAAGGAGTTTCAGAGAGGCTAGATCTCTATAAACTTTCTGCCCATGTGCCCTTTTCCCACGAAAATGTGCTCCAGTAAAACAAGGAAGTATAACAAGAcaagagggaaacagaatctaGGACATAGGGGATCCAACATAAGAGAGCAGAGTTATGTGAgatcccagatgacttcacacaGATATCCCAGGAAAAGAGGCATAGAGCAGGCCTAGGGGAACACTAGTCTATATGGgagtaggaagacaaaagattggggaaaagtgtctccaagaaaaaaatggaacagatgtggcttagtagacggaaaatatttttgataggcatgtgacaaatgttaaaacatttggggaaaaaaatagctgttagaaaacaggcaagtgaatatagtcaggaaattaattccacagaaaaaatgaagaatgtgaaaGCAGGGAGACCGGGCAGGGAGCTACTTACTGCATTTGGCTGTGTGAGATCACCTTGGCTAGGAAAAGGGGGGTTGGGTTATCCTAGAGAAGTGCAGAAGGGCTccaatttcattaatattgaagaagaagaatgaagggTGTACAAGGAGGAGGCACAGTCAGAGAACTATATGGCTCAGCAATGCACAATATTTGCAGAGTCCTAGTAATGTAAACATTGATTCTGATTTAATAAAAACTGATACATGTTGAGGGAACACAGGGAGGGAAATAACGTCATGGTGGACCGAAGAAGCTAAGCTTTCACCTGCTATGACAAGAAGTCAATGGACAGTGCTAAAAATTAACTTACCTGTTatacttttattactttggttaaaaaataagatcaaaaaaataaggcaaaagaatttAAGGCAGATCTTTATACTACAACCATATTAGTGAAATTTAACTTAAATGTCAGAACCCTTAAAAAATGGGCACTACTAAGTCAAAGACTTTCCTGAATACATttgataattaggaaaatagagATTTAGAAAATCTACCAAAAAGAGGTCCATGCTAACAGTATTGGATCCATCATATTTTTAGGAATCATggcagacatatttttaattcaaactatTAATCTCTTAACTTTTCAACTGTTTACTTACATGGTTTAAATGGTCGCTCTTCCTCTCTTTCcgcactaagaataaaaaaaattaactgatgaattctgatacaaatgccatagaaaaataaaagtagtcactaattatttgatggattaccaataacacaatgagataaaattccattctattttttaaaataatttccaacaaaatatataatttaaatcacccagcaagatgagtcctataaataaaatctaaaaacttagtttcacttttttgacctaatagatattctgtattaggtacaaatgaaagactccccatttacaaaagaaaaggacaaagcaaattaggccaggtgagaaacttagctaataaaaaaatttacctgctGCATAGCTGAACTACTAGCCAggagtattttctaattcttcatttaCACACAGCTTACTTTAATTACCACAATCTACAGATGACAACTCTAAGAACCAGTTTCTGGCCAGGCACTCATCTCCGAACGCACCAGTATCTCTGGAAGCATCCTGAACCACTTAATGGTAACCTACTCAAATACcttactgaaaaaatacacaactggaaagtaacctatgttaaacgtaaattttaaaatgagtgtgctgacctaaatgaacatatctacagcaCACAAAACTGTTTTGCTCCAACAAAGGCCAGAAGAATAAAAGCCTGAAGAGGGTCTTAGGCCACACTCTTGCTCACATTGCCTCCTTTAACTCCAGACAGGCATCACAGGCACGGATTCCTTAaggctgaagagagagacaggcatgggacagcttttcttttactgtctccagagcccctctacatgtgagcagctcatggctctggaagaaactgagaaatagagCAATCCTAACCAGAAATGAGTGGCTCAAGTACACACACTAGAAAAATGCAAGTTAGAAACCccaggagcttccaggttggtgaacacgtagTACCCTTGCAGAGGGCATCAAAGCTCTGTGACCTGTCCCCATGCctggccctatgcatctcttccatttggctgttcctgagttatatccttttataaaaaccagtgatctaacggaaaaaaaacaaaaagcaaaacaacaacaacaaaaaacccaacctccgttttttattgtgctgcttcactttaaatattatgGAATGTTCACTTCTTGTATTCCTGCTCTCGTAATCAACTGAAAAACTTGGTCACGTATGGCTTTTTAGCAAATAAACTAGGATTTAACATAACATTAAGGAAGACAAGCAGGCAAGCAGGAGTGCAAAAAATTCTACGGTTCTGATTCTCATCTTAAAACAAGGAGGACACAGGAAATTTATATGAGTTTCACATGCTGAGGATAATCTTCTGGAAAACCCCATATGGCATGTTGCTCTTATTACCCTGGCACAGCACTACATTAGGATGAGAAAGTTTTGAATAGCTTAAAAGTTCTGAGTAGCATAAATCTGGATGTGAGATAGGCTCGTCTGGTTGAACACTGTGTAAAACAGGGCCAAAATCACAAGGCTCAATTCCCATATATAAcaactgatttttctgatttgatcAAATGAAAACCTAACTGTGACCTAAACCCTATCATTTGTCTTTAACATATGTGCTCTTCGGAGCAAGGGGAAAAGGACAAAGTAGCATGGAGAAATAGACCACATCTAAATCATGTGGCCAGTTGACTATGTTGATAAAGAGGtggcaaaatgtataaacagatagtctaagtgttctcctccctaaaacactgacaactaaaggaaactgtatcatcaacatattaaaata encodes the following:
- the LOC130708758 gene encoding 10 kDa heat shock protein, mitochondrial-like, with product MAGQAFRKFLPLFDRVLVERSAPEVVTKGGIMLPEKSQGKVLQAMVVAVGSGSKGKGGEIQPVSVKVGDKVLLPEYGGTKVVLDDKDYFLFRDGDILGNYVD